The sequence tttatgaaaacatagatattttCTTTCTAatgcatattttaaaattttaaaaacaggtatacatttataaaaattaatgttaTGTTTTCACTGATATTGGGTACATTCCCAAACAAGTCCCCATTACGTGGTTCCTTCTAACTAATACGATTGTTTCGGGCGATGTGGCAAAACCGCAAGACAAAGTGCGCCTCGTCGAGCGGTCGAGAAGTTTACTTTCACGAAGAAGCGACACGTGCAAAGACGTGGCGATACGTGTCATTcaaaagttaaaagaaaaataaaatgtttgttgCGGTTTCACATCCTCCCAAAGTGTTTATAAGTTTATTACCCGTAGTGGCAGTTCAGATTTGATGATGTAGTCAGGGGCGTCCCTTGGCACAGCCAACTAAAGCATGGGCCTTGGGCCCCCATATTTAGAGGCCcccatttttgaaaattttattataagtttttataattaattttggatttcattgttttgtaaagtaaaaaaaaatataccagCATCAAAATGAATTAAAGTCAATCCATTattaatatgttagtgaaaaaacaaaaacaaaataataaaaacaaaatggaTTTACAATTATGTAGGCCCCcaacttttttttggtttagggCCTTCATAACCATAGGGACGCCCCTGGATGTAGTAAGCAACTTGCAAGTACAATGACGAATCTGTTGGCTTTGTGTCTTGTCTTCAGCACTTTATTTGCGGCGGAAGTATGGTCTCCGAGCCCAGCCGTGACCACTCAACAGACTGTGGTGTCGGAGGACGACGTCATCGTCAAAGATGGCCACCGCGTTGTGGTGGTTGAGTACGACCGCGACGGGAAAACCAATACGAGAGTCTCCATCTCGCCGCCGTCGGCAGATGAGGGAGAACAAaaacaagaagtagagaagGAAACTACGTTGTTTAGACACGCTAAAGAGAAAGCGAAAGAAACGGCGTCGTATTTTCCAAACGTTGGTCAAGGCATCTCGCAGCCGGTTGTGACGGAGGAGGCGCGTGATCACCACGCGACGGCTGGGGAAGTCATATGCGACGCGTTCGGTAAGTGCAGGCAGAAGATCGCGAGTGTTGTTGGCCGGGCTAAAGACCGAGCATCTGATAGGGTAGATGATGTCGGAGAGAAGATCTCTGATGCCGGAGATGCTGCGGCGGGTAAAGCTTACGACGTGAAGGAGACGGTTGCACGTGGGGCACGTGACATAGAGGAAACGGTTACTGATAAAGCCGGCTATGCTAAGGAGAAGGTAGGAGAGACGGCACATGATGTGAAGGAGGGTATGGCCCATAAAGCTCATGATGTTAGAGATAAAGTTACCAAAAAGGCTCACAACGTGAAGGAGACCATGGCCCATAAAGCCCATGAGTCGAAGGAGAGGGTGAAAGATGAAGTGAGAGACAAGGCTCACGAACTCAAGGAGAAGGCGGCTCACAAGTCCCATAACGCGTGGGAGAGAGTTAAGTTGGCGGCGCGTGGATTGGGGTCAGCAACGGCGAAGGCGCTGAGTCCTACTAAGGTAGCAAGCGTGGTGGGGCTGACTGCAATTGCGGCTGCGTTTGGGACTAGCGTGTGGGTGACGTTTGTGTCGAGCTACGTGTTGGCTTCAGTGTTGGGGAGGCAGCAGTTCGGGGTTGTTCAGAGCAAGCTGTATCCTGTCTACTTCAAGGCAACATCTGTTGGAATCTTGGTGGGTTTGCTTGGTCACGTGCTTAGCAGGCGTCGGAAGCTGCTCACTGACGCTACGGAGATGTGGCAAGGCGTGAACCTTTTGTCCGCCTTCTTTATGATTGAGGCCAATAAGTCATTTGTGGAGCCACGTGCCACCAAGGTATATCTACACTTCCTTAGCCAGTTTGTCTTAGTAATATAGTAAAGTGATGTTAGTCTAGTGATCAgatcattatgttgttttgggttatatatatatttgttgtgGATAGGCGATGTTTGAGAGGATGAAGgcggaaaaagaagaaggaagaggaggaggaggaggagagagaacgAGTGAGCAAGAAGTAAGGAGGAAACTGGAGAAGCTTAGCGAGAGGCTGAGCAAGCTCAACACATACTCCTCTTGGTTAAACATAATGATGCTCATGTCTCTAACCTGGCACTTTGTTTATCTCGGCCAGAGACTAGGCGCTGCTTGTTGATGCATATGGCTTTGATAATTTGTTTCAAGTGTGTGCATCTCCTGGTCCTAAACCTAACTTCTTTTGTCGTTGTGGTTGTTGTTTTCTGACGTACTTCTTACGGTGTCGTAGTTTAATGTTGTGTTGTTTAATGTCATATGTAGATATGTCTTGTTATTAGGTCATGCCTTCACTTTTGAATTAGACGGTTGTTTTTTTTGCCTGtacatatacaaaattttatggTAACGTAGgctaaacctttttttttttttttgtcaaccagaTTTCATTAAAAGCCCAAAGGCACAAGTGTACAaggaagataaataaataaaataaggcCCACATATATTGCAAATACAACTAAGCCCAGTAAGATGATGATCTAAGATAATGAATCCGATCATCTCACGCATCCCTTATCCTTGTGTCTGCCCAACACGTGTTGAAACACGTGTTTCTCTTGCAAAGCGGAAGCTTCAGCCACCGTCATCTGCCACCGAAAGGATGCTCCGCCGAGATCACCTCTGAAACAATTCTCTGGTTCTATCAAATTTGGACCCTCTTTCCCGACCAAA is a genomic window of Brassica napus cultivar Da-Ae chromosome A2, Da-Ae, whole genome shotgun sequence containing:
- the LOC106395796 gene encoding uncharacterized protein LOC106395796, which gives rise to MTNLLALCLVFSTLFAAEVWSPSPAVTTQQTVVSEDDVIVKDGHRVVVVEYDRDGKTNTRVSISPPSADEGEQKQEVEKETTLFRHAKEKAKETASYFPNVGQGISQPVVTEEARDHHATAGEVICDAFGKCRQKIASVVGRAKDRASDRVDDVGEKISDAGDAAAGKAYDVKETVARGARDIEETVTDKAGYAKEKVGETAHDVKEGMAHKAHDVRDKVTKKAHNVKETMAHKAHESKERVKDEVRDKAHELKEKAAHKSHNAWERVKLAARGLGSATAKALSPTKVASVVGLTAIAAAFGTSVWVTFVSSYVLASVLGRQQFGVVQSKLYPVYFKATSVGILVGLLGHVLSRRRKLLTDATEMWQGVNLLSAFFMIEANKSFVEPRATKAMFERMKAEKEEGRGGGGGERTSEQEVRRKLEKLSERLSKLNTYSSWLNIMMLMSLTWHFVYLGQRLGAAC